The Onychostoma macrolepis isolate SWU-2019 chromosome 20, ASM1243209v1, whole genome shotgun sequence nucleotide sequence GGCATTCCCATGTTCACTTTCATGCTTGGAAGAACAAGAAGAGACAATTAAAAACCAACAACTAGAGCTTCTCAAGACTGGGTTGCTGGGGAAGGCTTTGGAGGTTGAAATCAATGACTTTCACAAAGATCAGAACTTCTACTTGGTCACATTGAGCACTGCCGAGAAGCACTCAGAGGAGCAAGCCGAAGTTAAGCCGCTTGAAAGTGAAGTGTTTGAAAGCAAGTCCAACCTTCTCCAAAATGTCCTTGAAAAGATGTACGCAACAGAGATGAAAGCAGTCCAGACTTCTGATACAGTTCCTAGTCAAGCAATACCTGACGGTTCTCTTTTTGAGGGTTATGTGGTGCATGTCCAGAGTCCAAAGCATTTCTGGATAAGGACAAAAGAACAAAATCCTGATTTTGAAAGCATGACGGAAGAAATCAAAGATTActtcaacaaactacagttgaaTGAGGAGGTTTTTGAAGACCCAGTGCCTGGTGCACTTTGCTGTGCAATGTTTGAAAAAGACATGCATTACTACAGGGCCCTTATAGTAGATACTTTGGAAAAAGGAGCTGAGGTGTTTTTCATTGACTTTGGGAACACTGAAAAGGTGCCAAGCATGTTAATTAAGAAGCTTCCCAGAAAGTTTGCCATTCAACCAGAATTTGCACTGAAATGTGCTTTAGCACATGTCGCTCCCATTGAGGACATCTGGACAACCACAGCGTCCGACTTCTTTAGGCAAGTCACATCAGACAAAACTTTGATAGTTCATGTCATTCACAGGAAAAATAGCAAATATGTTGTTGATCTTTTTGAGAGAGGAGCTGAAAGTAATACTAGCATTGCAACCATCATGACAACAGAAAAAATGGCCCTGGATTGGAGATACAACCCGGGATTGGCATCTGTTAAAATGGAGCCGTCATGTAAAGATAAGGGAAATctgaataagaaaaaaaataaaaaggtctGTCACGTGGTGACCTTTTGCAAAGTCACATCTTCTAGGCCCAACCCATATCATGTGAAACCAGAGTGTGAACAACAGAATGACGCTGAAAGATGTACTGCCAGTGAGACAACCAAGCCGAAGGTCATTCCTGCTGACACTTTCAAACCGATACATTTAAAACCTGGATCTGAATTAAGTGTCATTTGCTCACACATAAATTCTCCATCTGATTTTTGGTGCCAAAACCAAAGCACAAAAGTTGATCTGGACAAATTGATGGAAGAGATGCAGGCGTTTTACCGAACGCACACCATTGCGTTCAAGTCGCCTGCAGTATGCTGTGCTGTAAAGTCTCCACAGGACAACCGATGGCATAGAGCAtgcattttagaagaaaaaaacaatgaacTGTATTTGATGTTGGTCGACTTTGGCATAATTATCCAGGAAATTATGCAAAATATCCAAGCTCTTGCCCCACAGTTCTTTGAACTTCATGAAAAAGCATTTCGATGCACTTTGAACTTGATTGAACCTGTTGGAGGAAGTTCTTGGAGTGCAGAAGCATGCAATTTGTTAAGGGATTTTGTGTCTGAGGGTTCACCCAGTATATGCAGAATTCAATCCCACCTTTATGAGCAAGGAAAAGGTCTCCTCTATGTGGTCACCATTCATACGCCTCTTCAACAGGCCACCACGTACCTTGTAGAGAAAGGAGTTGcaaagaaaatgcaaattcCAAAGCAGCTAATCTCATCAGCCCAGCCTCGCTCCTTCGTTTACTCTTCTTTCAACCTAAGTTCTGGAAGCGAAGAATTGGTGCATGTTACTCAAGTTTGCAGTCCTTGGGAAATCTATTTCCAGCTTGACAGGAATACAGAGATAGTTGATACGCTGATGGAGAGAGTTGCCGAAGAAAGTCACTTCTTGACTGCGACATCTGGGGACTGCAGTGGTAATGTTTGCCTGGCCAAATATATCTGTGACGGCAAATGGTACAGGGCTCTGACGCACCCTGTTCAATCCCATCAGCATTTGAGTGTGTTCTTTGTCGATTATGGTGATATGCACATTTCTGAGAAAACAAATGTTATGCCGATTCCCACAACGGCAGTTGACTTATTGATGACACCAATGCAGGCTCTGAGATGCAGTCTTTCGAATGTTCCAGAGGGGGAACATTTGCCAGAAGTCAACACGTGGCTCGAGACTAACATCCTCAACAAATCCTTCCATGCCAAGTTTGTTTCAAGGGACAAAAATGGACATTTTGTTTGTGATCTTTATCATGGAAATGTGCATGTCAATGAAAAAGTCAAAGAACTCCTGTCAACTCAGGGTGTGGAAGAACATGATCTGGCTGTCAGCATACCTGCCTTAGATTCCCACAAAGAAGAAGCGAATGTTGACGTTTCAAACAGTAAAGCGAACTCCAAAGCAAGGGGACGTGGTAAAACCAAACAGGTTGATAAGCAAACTCCAAAACCCACAAAATCTCCCAAAGTGGAACGCAAAGGACCAATAAAAGCAGAAAGGCAGGCCATGCCCTGCTCTCTTAACGTGGTGCCGCCTCAACAGAGCTTGCCAAAACTTTGTGATCTTCCTGCTGTCAAAATGGAACCAGCTTCTAAAGGTGTGGGCTTCATCTCTCATTGCAATTCTGTTAGAAGCTTCTTTGTCCAGATGGAAGACGATGAACCAAACATCCTTCAGATGGGTGAGGAACTAAACAGCCCTGTCTTCAAGGATAACgtgaaaaatgtgaaaactgAAGTAAAAGTAGGGGACCTCGTTGTGGCTGAATTTGAAGAAGACTTGGCTTTGTACAGAGCTGTTGTCACCAGCGCATCAAACTGTGGCCACTTAACAGTCGAGTTTATTGATTACGGCAATACTGCAACTGTTGACAGGAAGAATATTCACATGCTAACCAATACGTTTTTGTCTCAGCCCAGATTGAGCACTCCATGCACACTTGCGAAACCTTACTCTTTTGAAAACAACTCTTTTATCAAGGAAGCAGTTGGTAAGCCTTTACTGGTTGAATTCATTCGAAAGCTCGAAAATTCATGGGAAGTGAGGATCGAGATTGTTGAGGATTGCCATGTGCGTGGGGAATCAAAGTATGATGGTGATCAAAGCAAAGATGTAGATTTGACAAGTCAAGACAAATTTCCAAAAGCATTCCAGAGCAACAACCAAACAGATTCTTACATCCACGAGTCTCAAGCATTTAAAACCTTCCAGCAAAAGACCAAGCCATACACACAACAACGCAAATGTGAACTTGGAAACAATCAGACAGTtgcaacaaaacaaataaagaaagtaGTCACTTTCCTCCCGACATGCATCAAAACTAAAGAGTTTTTGAGAAAGAGAACAAGAAAGAGAAAGGTTAACTTCCAAACACCATGTGCGACAAGAAGTTCAGTGTCTAAAAATTCAAGTATGTTGCAAGAAAATGTTTCTCCTTGTTATGCTAATGACATTGAAACCTCTAAGTCACCTGTTAGCGTTGCTCTGCAAGATGTGAAAGACAACAAGTCAGTGAAAAGTCCTGATAAGTCGCTTGACCATCCTCGCTTCCAAGACATGTCTTCAAAGAGCAGCTTGGCTCGACCACAGACTCTATTCCAGGCCCCAGTCCAAATGAACTTTGAATATAAAGGATTTGCAGCAGCCGTCACAACCCCATCTGAATTTTACGTCATTCTTGAAGACCTGCTTTTGATTGTAGATACAGTCTCTGCCATTCTTGAGAACCTTCCTGAAGAGTTGGTGCAATTACCAGAGGTTCATTTTGTTCCTGGTGCGAGCTGTTTGGTGAAATCGACAGAGAAGAAAAAATGGTGCAGGGCAGAGATCGTGCAGTGTGATTCCACATCAGTGCTCATGAACTTGGTTGACTATGGTCAGTATGTCGTTCTGTCTCGACGGGATGTCGGCCAGCTAAAAAAACTTCCAGAGGAGCTCAGTAGATTACCTAAAGTCACCTACCATTGTTTACTGAGGGGAGTTAAACCCAAAGACCAGGACTGGTCTGACGATGCTATCGTTTTCTTCCAGAACTGTATGTGTCATAGCAACCTTCAGATACGTTTCAGACAGCATGTTTCTGAGACACAATGGGAGGTCGACATTGTCACTGGAAAACAAAATCTTGCAAAAGAGTTAGTAGATGCTGATCATGCCATGTATATTGATAATATGCTTGGAATCAGGTTTCAGCAAGAGCTAGAACCAAACGGGGAATCTAAACAAGACATCTCCAGCAGTGTGAATGTTTTATCCACGACAACTGAGCACACGAGCGAAACCGAATGTTCTCAGCCACTCTCTTCAAAAGATCAAAAGTCATCTCAAGATTCTGTTGGGGAGCAAAACGCATACCCTAAGAACAGCAGTGAAGATCTCGGACCTGTAGAGAGGGCAACGCTTAGTACATCCGGTGTCAAACAATGTGAGTGAGAATAATGATAAACCTACTATGATCTATTGTATTAATTTAACTTTCTTTTCTGTCTTTATGGTCTACAGTACGTAGCCTGCCAGTCAAATGCTTGGACACAACTACTCGATTCTTAATTAGGggttaaatgtgaccctggaccacaaaaccagtcttaagtgtcaatttttcaaaattgagatacatcactgaataaataagcattcgattgatgtatggtttgttaggattggacaatatttggccgagatacaactatttgaatatctggaatctgagggtgcaaaaaaaacaaatattgagaaaatttcttttaaatttgtcCAGATGAAttctcagcaatgcatattactaaacaaaaacgatgttttgatatatttacagtagtaaatttacaaaatatcttcatggagtatgatctttacttaatatactaatgatttttggtataaaaggaaaatctataattttgacccatacagtgtatttttggctattgctacaaatgtaccccagcgacttaagactggttttgtggtccagggtcacaaatactGAAGGAAGATCCATTTTTAGATGGCTACAGTGTTTAACTATTTCTTATGTTTGAAATAGTTTAACAGGCTCATAGAACAAGTTTTTTTGCTGATatagttttctttattatttaagtttattttgaaGCAATTACGTAAATATTATACGTAATACGgcatattattgtcattttgtaatatataaggcagataaattacaaaattacatttacatggCGTTAAATTAGCCACAGGCCATCCTGCTCTCCGAGATATTgatgctgaaaaaataaataagaataaaacaaacacaatatcAGTCAACTTCTGCTGATAGCTTATGAACTCTTTGGTCTAGAAACACAATTATTTTacttctgttttcatttataatctCAAATACTGTAAACTGAGTTGTAGTGCCGctgttgtaaaacatttttaattgaaaagttaGCTCGCACGATTTTCAGACCAATCATCAAAAGAGTTAATTATTTCAACAGTTACCGTGTCACAGTGTAATGATTCTGAGTCAGTCAAGTTGactatattaaaaaacaattagGTTGTATTTTTGTAGTGCTTTGTCATATTAAAACAGCATAGTAGGTGTCATTACTACAGTAGTTCCATCTGAGCAGTATTTAAAGTTTGGTGATAGTGCCACCTACTGGTCGTAGATCATATTAAAAACTATCTTGGGTCATATGGAttaaaatgatgataatttCTTCTCTAAACACAAAATCAAGTGTGTCCACTtgacttttgactggtagtgtttAATGAAGACCTAGATTCATACTATTAATCATCAATCTATGCAtgaataatttctgaatttCACTGTTCAGCTAGTCACCCCCTGAATAATTTATATAGATAGTCTTTACAGTATTCAGGTATTTAAAGAATAGTCTCATAATATTCATCAGTGGTTGATGTAACCAGGAATTGTGGACTACCTTTGAACTAATTTAAAGCTTTACCCGTTtcttttatatgttatattacttttatatttttagtaaataacttgtggctttttttaaattttatcttAGGTGAGCTGATGTGAGACGGCCTATGCTTCGTAAGTATGAAAATTTAGATTCATTTCCTGTATACTGATTATGTAGGTAAACTGAAATTTTTCAATTGGTTTATTTCAGAACAGAGATGCTGGCGAGTTATGCTCGACATTGCACTTAAAGAACAGTCCAGCTTTGGAATGGCTggatttaattgtttattatttttttgcttcAGTAGTGATGTTCTATAAGTGTGTTTTGTAGAAATAGAGCATTTTGTTTTATGGAGTACAATTTGTATTGTTCAATCATAATAGTTCGTAAGATTTTAACCATGACACTATatcatatttttgatgaaaaaatcTAGTTTTAGAACTAAAGACTGGATTTCCAGCTTTTTGGCAGGTCTTATGTATCTATAAATGGACGTTTGACTGATGAAATATACAGTCAGTTTATTGATGGATGTTGGCTATGATGCCTTTGTTTCGAACAGCAAAAGTTTATTTAGTAATTATAAGAATTGACATTTCACCTCTGTTTGATTGTGCTGTTTAacacagtgtgttttttttttttttttttttttgttttgtttgtgaaaatgttaaaatttctAGTTCTGTTGAACGTACAATAAAAAGATAATCTACAGATGTTGTGAAATAGCTGTGGAAAAAGGTTGTTGTCAGaagtgggattcgaacccacgcCTCCAGGGGAGACTGCGACCTGAACGCAGCGCCTTAGACCGCTCGGCCATCCTGACTGTAACTACATGGTTATTACACGCTAATATAGCTATTACAGTTATTACAAACATTCATTTACTGGTGATTTTAACTACATCTACACATCACTGGCTTCATTAACGTTATATTGTCCTATGTGGAATACAGCATTCTTAGCTAAACAGGACATACTGGAGTATTTTTTGTAACGATGACTCATTGGCAGTAATTGGATGGCACATATCACTAGGTTTCAGATTGTACACAATACTCGTCCACGAGGGGGCGCAGGGCAGCTCAAAACAAACACTGAGCAACACACTAATCTGGGGCCAGTTGCTTAAATTAACCTCTTCTATGTAGTCTAACCAACTACCAGTTAGCCAGTAATCAGTCTTATTTTTTGGAttcaatttataataaatgacatttatatctaactgaaataagttataACCTatcttcaaaaaacattatgtatttatatatatattttttaatatatatatatatatatatatatatatatactactaACTTGTTAGACGCCCctggatttttttaaagagagacatttatatttgaagagtttatttgcaaaaacagttaACTCCGTTTTAActgtttaaaatgttcaaaaatcatgtattttattatgctatcatgtttttgttttattgtgttagctgaatttttttgttattttttacctaatcaaaataacccaactgcagtttgattgagattaattgcaatgcacaatgaaaaaacatgatttatgaaGATTGTTAAagacggagttatctgtttgtGCAAACAAACTCTTCATTTCGTTTTAATTTCTACGTTTTAATGATTGTTGTCGCAGATGTAGAAGTTCTAGTGTAATAAATACGtttaatttgtttgaaatatgtttaaaatctGAATGTAGGAGTTGCAAATGACCGCTTGCGCACGTCAGCtgggacaaaataaataaaataaaaataatctcgAAAATTTGATTCTGACTGGTAAATCAGAGagaaataaatttgtataagTTTCCAAtggtacaaataaaaaaatatcgtTAGATTAGATAAACAGTAAACGACATTTTTTATTGAAGATTAATAATTACAAgaatataaagaaatatatattatgttacataataaaatacttttttttcttttctacagtgcgatagtttttttttttgtttgtttttcttaagcGTAATAGAAACATTTCACCAacttaaaacaatatatttattgatttgatAGGTAACACTAATATCGTGGTCAGGGGTTTATTTTTCGATGATGTTCCTCTGACTGTAAACAATATCTTAAGTAACGATAGTGAAAAgattgaatgaataaattaaagccACGCCTGTTTAGGACAGTCCTTTCCGTGCTGCAGTCATTCTACTGGTTAGAATGGAGCGCACCACGTGATGTGTACCACGTGTCATGTCATGTCACATGTCATGTGACGGTGAGTGGTTCCTCCTGCTACACGGTAATGATCAGTAATCAGAAAGGACTGCTGTATCATGTCGGACTGTGCGCACTCATTTATTTCCTAGTTTAAAATATGGGTCGTGTGCGGGTTTGCGGAATCGCTGCTACTGTTGTTTCTACTTTCATACtgcttcagtgtgtttcatcAGCAGTGGAGTCGGATGACAGCCCATGGTACCAGGATCTGTGCAGGTGAgatctttaataaataaacaaacctaATGCTAATCATTGCTGGCAAACCCTTATGGATATCATATAAAGAGTTGTCAAGAAAGAATTGTGTGGGTTTAAATATGATCTAGTGTGctttatatatttgaatgataGTTGTGGCCCTGTAGCCTGGGTGCATCTAGGTACCTGGACCTtataaaatcaaaacatacttTTTCTCACCTGAGACAAAGAAATGCATTCATTTAGGCACTGAGCTGGTTTTACTATTAGATTATGTCATATAACTGCAATAAATTCTGATCATGCAAATGGATTCAACTGAAATTGTGTctctctttttgtgtgtgtgcagttaCAAATGGGAGGCCATTGACCAAGACAGCAATGTGAGATACACTTTGAAGCTCTGTGATTCGTCTCCAGACACAGAATGTGGAAAAGAAAGCGCGGTCTGTGCCCACAACCTTAAGAGTGCCCAGCACCAGTCAGTGGGTAAGTGCAGTGCATCGATGTGCCAGTATTACACAATGCACTCCCAAACTGCAACAGCAATGTTCATAAAACAAAAACGTGTACACTGCTCATTTTTTATAAtagaatatacattttataatagaatatgttttttaaattgtcagCTTTCTTAGTGATTATTGATTAGAAAATTGATTGGTTGTTTGGTTATTTGATTAGTTAGGATAGATAATGACAGTATCTGTGAGAGTAGCACTGGTTTCACCATCCAAGGCCTGTGTAAGAAAACAATTCTCAGGTTCTCtaaattctcattcatttgttGGGTGTTATTGTTGTACTGTCTATTTGCTGATTTTAATTAAGAAAACCTTATTTATATTAGTTTATCAGTAATCAGTTTGCATTCTGAAATAATGAGACAGTGCAGTCTTAATGGTCCTAAAGtagatttaattttctttatgcaatgCATAATTTcttatacactaccattcaaaagatagtctgtgagatttttaaatatatttcatgcatgctcactaaggctgcaaaaatacagtaaaaatgtaataatgttaaatttatttttccatttaaaataactgttttctgttttgattttattttaaaatgtaatttattcctgtgatgcaaagctgaatttttagtatcattactccagtcttcattatcacatgatcctttagaaatcatttgaatatgctgatttggtgcttaggAAACTGCTGTggtcagtgttgaaaacatttgtgctgaaACAtcgatacattttttttcaggattctatgATGAATAGACCGTTTAAATGaacggcatttatttgaaatggaaatctttatAAATTCTAAAATCACATGGCTTTACTATACTTGATCAGTTCAATGCATTTTTGCTGACTAAAAGTACTGAATTCTTTAAACTGTGCTGAATGAAtatttttgaacggtagtgtgtgtttaaattttttcctgtttttcatGTAAGCTTAAAGTGCAATGTGATCTTAACATGTTTTCTTGCAAGATTCACTCATTTAGGTCATGTGATTGATACCATTTTCTATCGATTCAAGTCACCCCAAACACTTGGTTGGACAAAGAAAGACGTTTTATTGCTTAGTCTGGATATTCAGGTTAAACAttaaaactctttaaaggaaGTATGCTAAATACTT carries:
- the tdrd15 gene encoding tudor domain-containing protein 15, translated to MERAKEESKLPAPCVLWPVELKLTHIDCSPEDTLVHFQGQYMTICELDYNILQVEIQNAVKSKVSVKVGELCLVEDAVSGRWFRGRVQNIQKDLFHVFLLDHGDVLIVGPSHLSCISDTLLMLPPKIVCGFFANILPVQTRWDSLTESYFSSLIGSQIKGYIHARLPYHVLLLEVPDINCDLLKLRLGRHVDTSTFLLLVEMLIGEPIPQSNESVPDLLIENQIGQECCLKSSSLLGFEEILSLNGPKLKVGQKVRVVVAAAVNPRLFYCRLSSMSKDLQEMSNKLALACESGCGSLSSKPLENLGLLCAVKGKDEKWHRGFVQCLPLNSQVRVVFVDSGYCESVKVENILQLPSEFLSTPIMAFPCSLSCLEEQEETIKNQQLELLKTGLLGKALEVEINDFHKDQNFYLVTLSTAEKHSEEQAEVKPLESEVFESKSNLLQNVLEKMYATEMKAVQTSDTVPSQAIPDGSLFEGYVVHVQSPKHFWIRTKEQNPDFESMTEEIKDYFNKLQLNEEVFEDPVPGALCCAMFEKDMHYYRALIVDTLEKGAEVFFIDFGNTEKVPSMLIKKLPRKFAIQPEFALKCALAHVAPIEDIWTTTASDFFRQVTSDKTLIVHVIHRKNSKYVVDLFERGAESNTSIATIMTTEKMALDWRYNPGLASVKMEPSCKDKGNLNKKKNKKVCHVVTFCKVTSSRPNPYHVKPECEQQNDAERCTASETTKPKVIPADTFKPIHLKPGSELSVICSHINSPSDFWCQNQSTKVDLDKLMEEMQAFYRTHTIAFKSPAVCCAVKSPQDNRWHRACILEEKNNELYLMLVDFGIIIQEIMQNIQALAPQFFELHEKAFRCTLNLIEPVGGSSWSAEACNLLRDFVSEGSPSICRIQSHLYEQGKGLLYVVTIHTPLQQATTYLVEKGVAKKMQIPKQLISSAQPRSFVYSSFNLSSGSEELVHVTQVCSPWEIYFQLDRNTEIVDTLMERVAEESHFLTATSGDCSGNVCLAKYICDGKWYRALTHPVQSHQHLSVFFVDYGDMHISEKTNVMPIPTTAVDLLMTPMQALRCSLSNVPEGEHLPEVNTWLETNILNKSFHAKFVSRDKNGHFVCDLYHGNVHVNEKVKELLSTQGVEEHDLAVSIPALDSHKEEANVDVSNSKANSKARGRGKTKQVDKQTPKPTKSPKVERKGPIKAERQAMPCSLNVVPPQQSLPKLCDLPAVKMEPASKGVGFISHCNSVRSFFVQMEDDEPNILQMGEELNSPVFKDNVKNVKTEVKVGDLVVAEFEEDLALYRAVVTSASNCGHLTVEFIDYGNTATVDRKNIHMLTNTFLSQPRLSTPCTLAKPYSFENNSFIKEAVGKPLLVEFIRKLENSWEVRIEIVEDCHVRGESKYDGDQSKDVDLTSQDKFPKAFQSNNQTDSYIHESQAFKTFQQKTKPYTQQRKCELGNNQTVATKQIKKVVTFLPTCIKTKEFLRKRTRKRKVNFQTPCATRSSVSKNSSMLQENVSPCYANDIETSKSPVSVALQDVKDNKSVKSPDKSLDHPRFQDMSSKSSLARPQTLFQAPVQMNFEYKGFAAAVTTPSEFYVILEDLLLIVDTVSAILENLPEELVQLPEVHFVPGASCLVKSTEKKKWCRAEIVQCDSTSVLMNLVDYGQYVVLSRRDVGQLKKLPEELSRLPKVTYHCLLRGVKPKDQDWSDDAIVFFQNCMCHSNLQIRFRQHVSETQWEVDIVTGKQNLAKELVDADHAMYIDNMLGIRFQQELEPNGESKQDISSSVNVLSTTTEHTSETECSQPLSSKDQKSSQDSVGEQNAYPKNSSEDLGPVERATLSTSGVKQCELM